One segment of Brevinematales bacterium DNA contains the following:
- a CDS encoding ABC transporter ATP-binding protein, with translation MIEIRGLTVLYPNRSITFPAVIDIPPRGNFLISGDNGCGKSSLVRAVIFLHRRFDGTVGIDGADNRSMKRLDIARKVSYLPQTGGVQIELPARDFILQGLYALGSAPDTEARYRDISEGLGITGLSERNFAELSGGEKQLCRIARALIAPVSYSFLDEADAFLSRKNRARFYEYIGKISAGRAVILVTHSPSDAPGGFETLLEMYD, from the coding sequence GTGATCGAAATCCGCGGCCTGACCGTGCTCTATCCCAACCGTTCCATAACGTTTCCCGCGGTAATCGACATCCCCCCCCGCGGGAATTTCCTGATATCCGGCGATAACGGGTGCGGGAAAAGCTCGCTCGTCCGCGCGGTCATCTTCCTCCACAGGAGGTTCGACGGGACGGTCGGTATCGACGGCGCGGATAACCGTTCTATGAAACGGCTCGATATCGCGCGGAAGGTCTCGTACCTGCCGCAGACCGGCGGCGTTCAGATAGAGCTGCCGGCGCGCGATTTTATACTACAGGGATTGTACGCGCTCGGCTCCGCCCCGGACACGGAAGCCCGTTACCGGGACATTTCGGAAGGGCTGGGCATCACCGGGCTATCGGAACGGAATTTCGCCGAATTGTCCGGCGGGGAGAAGCAGTTATGCCGGATCGCGCGCGCATTGATCGCCCCGGTATCGTACTCGTTCCTCGACGAGGCGGACGCGTTCCTGAGCCGAAAAAACCGCGCGCGGTTCTACGAATATATCGGGAAAATTTCCGCCGGACGGGCGGTCATACTGGTAACCCATTCGCCGTCGGACGCGCCGGGCGGGTTCGAAACACTGCTGGAAATGTATGATTGA
- a CDS encoding class II aldolase/adducin family protein, whose amino-acid sequence MNELENTKREIAEYARLLYERGYVTATEGNISVRLDNGATLITASGIVKGLITPEGVTEIGPSGEPVPGAGKPSTERFTHLEIYKQNPSARAIVHAHPPYVLLCNSLGIELTAAPFTAESAMFLRDIRVAPFALPSTSEGAEAVRPIAGETNIILLDRHGTLTYGETLVKAFSLTEILEKHAKLCYLAAVSGRTPAPFDEDTLRRLRDVKY is encoded by the coding sequence ATGAACGAATTAGAGAATACCAAGCGGGAGATCGCGGAATACGCGCGGCTCCTGTACGAACGCGGGTATGTCACGGCGACCGAGGGAAATATCAGCGTCCGGCTCGATAACGGCGCCACCCTGATCACCGCGTCGGGAATAGTCAAGGGTCTGATTACCCCCGAGGGAGTGACCGAAATCGGCCCGTCGGGCGAACCGGTCCCCGGCGCGGGGAAACCGTCCACCGAGCGTTTCACCCATCTCGAAATCTATAAGCAGAACCCGTCCGCGCGGGCGATAGTCCACGCGCACCCGCCGTATGTCCTCCTGTGCAATTCGCTGGGAATCGAGCTGACCGCCGCGCCTTTCACCGCGGAATCGGCGATGTTCCTGCGGGATATCCGTGTCGCCCCGTTCGCGCTGCCGTCCACCTCCGAAGGCGCGGAGGCGGTACGCCCTATCGCGGGGGAAACGAATATCATCCTACTCGATCGTCACGGGACTCTCACCTACGGGGAGACGCTCGTGAAGGCGTTCTCCCTCACGGAGATACTGGAGAAGCACGCGAAGCTCTGCTATCTCGCGGCGGTTTCCGGCAGAACGCCCGCGCCGTTCGACGAGGACACCCTGCGCCGCCTGAGAGACGTGAAGTATTAA
- a CDS encoding metal ABC transporter permease gives MMEFFTALVSKPYVQKTVLAGILSSIACGVTGTFVVIKRIAFISGGIAHAVMGGLGIALFLGWNPLIGALVFAVLSAALITLFKFRFSQNLDTLVGALWAIGMAIGVIFIALTPGIKKDLSSYLFGNILLVNTESLIILAVLDFILLLLVLIFYRQFLYLSFDEEYAKVRGIPVTRMTLLLLTMVSVSVVILIQTVGIILVIALLTLPSATAGLFSKSTGRMIILSTIICLVVLFFGYWSSFSIQNLPTGPVTILVAAVIYILALVGRRIYTRRKSGIAPGKKPAAD, from the coding sequence ATGATGGAATTCTTTACCGCGCTGGTCTCGAAACCCTATGTGCAGAAAACCGTCCTCGCGGGAATATTATCGAGCATAGCCTGCGGCGTAACGGGGACGTTCGTGGTCATCAAACGCATCGCGTTCATCAGCGGGGGCATCGCGCACGCGGTGATGGGCGGGCTGGGCATCGCGTTATTCCTCGGGTGGAACCCCCTGATCGGCGCGCTGGTTTTCGCCGTACTATCCGCCGCGCTCATCACCTTATTCAAATTCCGTTTCAGCCAGAACCTCGATACACTGGTCGGCGCGCTCTGGGCGATCGGTATGGCGATCGGGGTGATCTTTATCGCGCTCACCCCGGGCATTAAAAAAGACCTTTCGTCCTACCTCTTCGGGAATATCCTGCTCGTCAACACCGAGAGCCTGATTATCCTCGCGGTACTGGACTTCATCCTCCTGCTTCTCGTGCTGATCTTTTACCGCCAGTTCCTGTATCTCTCGTTCGACGAGGAGTACGCGAAGGTGCGGGGTATCCCGGTCACGCGGATGACCCTGCTTCTCCTGACGATGGTTTCGGTCAGCGTGGTGATCCTCATCCAGACTGTGGGGATCATCCTCGTGATCGCGCTCCTGACACTCCCGTCCGCGACCGCCGGGCTGTTCTCGAAATCGACCGGCAGGATGATCATACTCTCGACCATTATTTGTCTGGTCGTGCTCTTTTTCGGGTACTGGTCGTCGTTCTCGATACAGAATCTCCCGACCGGGCCGGTAACCATACTGGTCGCGGCGGTGATCTATATCCTCGCGCTCGTGGGGCGCCGGATATATACCCGCAGGAAGAGCGGGATTGCGCCGGGCAAAAAACCCGCCGCTGACTAA
- a CDS encoding HAMP domain-containing histidine kinase — protein sequence MFDLLIKIEDSGPGIPEDIKSRIFEAFVTHGKKEGTGLGLSIVKKIIEAHGGNITFKSNPGVGTTFYISLPL from the coding sequence ATATTCGACCTGCTGATAAAAATCGAGGACAGCGGCCCCGGTATCCCCGAAGATATCAAGAGCCGTATTTTCGAGGCGTTTGTGACTCACGGTAAGAAAGAGGGTACCGGGCTCGGGCTTTCCATCGTAAAGAAGATCATCGAGGCGCACGGCGGCAATATCACCTTCAAGTCCAACCCGGGAGTCGGAACTACATTCTATATTTCCTTGCCATTATAA
- a CDS encoding zinc ABC transporter solute-binding protein, with amino-acid sequence MIKKSIIPFIILTSILAGCAGRQKSGKPVIFVSILPQKYLVERIAGDKAEVQSMTLPGQDPHTFEPSPGQMFALSDAVLYFTAGIEFEKIWMSRIAEANPSMTVVDSISNITLIPFAPEDEIFGHHEEEHDHGALDPHVWLDPDNAVTMSLNIFNALIRYDVTNFGYYKENYQKLIKDLVGLDIYILKLLKDTAVTNMLVFHPSWGYFAKAYGLTQIAIEYEGKEPSPKQVGLIIDYAKAHKIDTLFVQPQFNEASARMIAGEVGCKIVTADPLAENYIENLKSLAAALAQP; translated from the coding sequence ATGATTAAAAAAAGCATCATTCCTTTCATTATCCTTACCTCTATCCTCGCGGGATGCGCGGGACGGCAGAAAAGCGGGAAACCCGTCATTTTCGTCAGCATCCTCCCCCAGAAGTACCTGGTCGAACGGATCGCGGGCGATAAAGCCGAAGTCCAGTCGATGACGCTGCCCGGGCAGGACCCCCACACGTTCGAACCGTCTCCCGGCCAGATGTTCGCCCTTTCCGACGCCGTACTTTACTTCACCGCGGGCATCGAATTCGAGAAGATATGGATGAGCAGGATCGCCGAGGCAAATCCCTCGATGACGGTCGTCGATTCCATCTCGAATATCACGCTGATACCGTTCGCCCCCGAAGATGAAATATTCGGCCACCATGAGGAGGAGCATGACCACGGCGCGCTCGACCCGCACGTATGGCTCGACCCGGATAATGCGGTTACTATGTCTTTAAATATTTTCAACGCGCTTATTCGTTATGATGTAACGAATTTTGGGTATTACAAGGAAAATTACCAAAAATTGATCAAAGACCTAGTTGGGCTGGATATTTACATCCTGAAATTATTAAAAGATACCGCTGTAACGAATATGCTGGTCTTCCACCCGTCGTGGGGGTATTTCGCGAAGGCGTACGGGCTGACCCAGATCGCGATCGAGTACGAGGGCAAGGAACCGTCCCCCAAGCAGGTCGGGCTGATCATCGATTACGCTAAGGCGCATAAAATCGACACCCTGTTCGTCCAGCCCCAGTTCAACGAGGCGTCGGCGAGAATGATCGCCGGGGAAGTGGGATGCAAAATCGTCACCGCCGACCCGCTCGCGGAGAATTATATCGAAAACCTGAAATCGCTCGCCGCCGCATTGGCGCAGCCGTAA
- a CDS encoding RNA-binding protein encodes MPTSIYVGNLPFSTTEQDLASLFSPYGEVVSAKIIQDRETGRSKGFGFVEMGSQDQAQNAIASLDQSEMAGRNIKVNLAKPRKPRF; translated from the coding sequence ATGCCAACATCCATCTACGTGGGCAATCTGCCCTTTTCAACAACCGAACAGGATCTCGCATCCTTGTTCTCGCCTTACGGCGAAGTAGTTTCCGCGAAGATCATCCAAGACAGAGAGACCGGACGCAGCAAAGGCTTCGGTTTTGTCGAAATGGGTTCGCAGGACCAGGCTCAGAACGCCATCGCGAGTCTTGACCAGTCCGAAATGGCGGGCAGAAACATTAAGGTTAATCTTGCTAAGCCTAGAAAGCCCCGTTTCTAA
- a CDS encoding S1 RNA-binding domain-containing protein, with protein MEANTHDEIFLQAMEKELVNDTESEGPVRSGTVISVDSNLVFLEMGGKSEVVVPMDEFETPPVIGSKVDVMMTGDRREGVPIASKTRAERMGVLDNIRDAIRDELPVKGTIKEVVVRDNIPKGFTVDLGGDLKAFLPFSHIDTRRYEKPENIIGQKFDFVVLEKRGSSIIISRRVYLQKTVKKLYTKFFETHQVGDVVNGSVEEIDQNYIILSVEGIKAFLHISDFSWKYLSDFHGVVKFGDEFEVQIISLDKTKDSVKVGKKQLLPNPWENIENRFAVGDVIQGKVVHFRKEGAVVEIEEGIEAFLHVSEISWTQRIRDPKKFLKKGAIVEVKVKNIEIERHRMDVSLRELQANPWDDAEANYTRGKKLSGAVSSVLDFGVFIKFDDGIEGILRKEDVDWMENEIDLKERFKKGDKLDVIVLSIEPGKERLRLGIKQLSDNPLQAFSMNYPKNSVVEGTVKEIQEHGVIVALENNLEGFIHISNIDKAGVDKIEDAVKVGEPIRAAVRYVDVAKGKIELSRKDLMQAEEQHEFQKYIVNENRGSDTYSTSMGSLLADQFKGLKIEPEKKSEKAEKSEKAAPKKTVKKKSKDTENTDGEE; from the coding sequence ATGGAAGCGAACACGCATGACGAGATCTTTTTGCAGGCTATGGAGAAAGAACTCGTAAACGACACCGAATCCGAGGGTCCTGTTAGGAGCGGGACGGTTATATCGGTGGACAGCAATCTCGTCTTTTTAGAGATGGGGGGGAAATCCGAGGTAGTAGTACCGATGGATGAGTTCGAAACCCCGCCCGTTATCGGTTCGAAGGTCGATGTGATGATGACCGGAGACCGCCGGGAAGGAGTTCCTATCGCCTCGAAAACACGCGCGGAGAGAATGGGCGTTCTCGACAATATTCGTGACGCTATCCGCGACGAACTGCCCGTAAAAGGTACCATTAAGGAAGTTGTTGTCCGCGACAATATCCCCAAAGGATTCACCGTCGATCTGGGCGGAGATTTAAAAGCGTTCCTTCCATTTTCCCATATAGATACCCGCAGGTATGAAAAACCCGAAAATATCATCGGGCAGAAGTTCGATTTTGTCGTGCTCGAGAAGCGCGGCAGCAGTATTATTATATCCCGCAGGGTTTATCTGCAAAAAACAGTCAAGAAGCTCTATACGAAATTTTTCGAGACCCATCAGGTCGGGGATGTTGTTAACGGGTCTGTCGAGGAAATCGACCAGAACTATATCATCCTTTCGGTAGAAGGCATTAAAGCGTTCCTGCATATATCCGATTTTTCATGGAAGTACCTCAGCGATTTTCACGGCGTGGTCAAGTTCGGCGACGAGTTCGAGGTGCAGATTATTTCGCTCGATAAGACAAAGGATTCGGTCAAGGTCGGTAAGAAGCAGCTTCTGCCGAACCCGTGGGAAAATATCGAGAACCGTTTCGCCGTCGGCGACGTGATACAGGGTAAGGTCGTGCATTTCCGTAAGGAAGGCGCGGTAGTGGAAATCGAAGAAGGTATCGAAGCGTTCCTCCATGTCTCGGAGATTTCGTGGACGCAGCGTATCCGCGACCCGAAAAAGTTCCTGAAGAAGGGCGCGATTGTCGAAGTAAAGGTAAAAAATATCGAAATAGAACGGCATAGAATGGATGTTTCCCTGCGGGAACTCCAGGCGAACCCGTGGGACGACGCCGAGGCGAACTATACCCGTGGCAAGAAACTGTCCGGGGCTGTTTCCTCAGTGCTCGATTTCGGCGTGTTCATCAAGTTTGACGACGGTATCGAGGGCATTCTCCGCAAGGAAGACGTGGATTGGATGGAGAACGAGATCGACCTCAAGGAAAGATTCAAGAAGGGCGATAAGCTCGATGTGATCGTGCTGTCGATCGAGCCCGGGAAGGAAAGGCTCCGCCTCGGTATCAAACAGCTCTCCGATAATCCGTTACAGGCCTTCTCGATGAACTATCCCAAGAACTCGGTGGTCGAAGGCACGGTGAAGGAGATACAGGAGCACGGCGTCATTGTCGCGCTGGAAAACAATCTCGAGGGCTTCATTCATATTTCCAATATAGACAAGGCCGGTGTGGATAAGATCGAGGATGCGGTGAAGGTCGGCGAACCGATTCGCGCCGCGGTTCGTTATGTCGATGTCGCGAAGGGTAAAATTGAGCTGAGCCGCAAGGACCTGATGCAGGCCGAGGAACAGCATGAGTTCCAGAAGTACATTGTCAACGAGAATCGCGGTTCGGATACCTATTCGACCTCGATGGGGTCGCTTCTTGCCGACCAGTTCAAGGGTCTGAAGATCGAACCTGAAAAGAAATCCGAGAAAGCCGAGAAATCCGAGAAAGCCGCGCCCAAGAAAACTGTCAAGAAGAAATCTAAAGATACGGAGAATACCGATGGCGAAGAGTAG
- a CDS encoding HAMP domain-containing histidine kinase, translating into MTKVSRFFRAIGRILSAPFRWVFHKLMDRHDTVLEKKIRRELEISLSHELKTPLTSIFAYSELLIESLEKYGTKEDKESIKLIYRKSQELIRFIDNIINISILEINPQVLFSTKINLSNIIIEAINRFRTFYEIGRGVSISTNIEPDLNVFGNDRFFQTVFFELLSNAYLYRKDKKPVEINLSAKTVLRKEKDKTIELCECVIADNGIGIRQSNLSRVFEKFFRAEEADTAQTSGLGMGLTLVKKILNFYNSSIEIKSDYGKGTTITIEFPLYR; encoded by the coding sequence ATGACTAAAGTATCCCGTTTCTTCAGAGCAATCGGTAGAATCCTTTCCGCGCCGTTCAGATGGGTCTTTCATAAATTAATGGACAGGCACGATACGGTGCTGGAAAAAAAGATTCGCCGGGAGCTGGAAATCAGCCTCAGCCACGAGCTGAAAACCCCTTTAACCAGCATTTTCGCGTACTCCGAGCTCCTGATCGAGAGCCTTGAGAAATACGGCACCAAAGAGGATAAAGAATCCATCAAGCTCATCTACCGGAAGAGCCAGGAGTTGATCCGTTTTATCGATAATATCATCAATATCTCAATCCTCGAAATCAATCCGCAGGTGCTGTTCTCCACCAAGATCAATCTATCCAATATCATAATCGAAGCCATCAACCGGTTCAGGACGTTCTATGAAATCGGGCGCGGCGTTTCGATCTCCACGAATATCGAACCCGATTTGAACGTGTTCGGCAACGACCGTTTTTTTCAGACCGTGTTCTTCGAGCTCCTGAGCAACGCGTACCTCTACCGGAAGGATAAGAAGCCGGTTGAAATCAACCTATCGGCGAAAACGGTGTTAAGGAAGGAGAAGGATAAAACAATCGAGCTTTGCGAGTGCGTTATCGCCGATAACGGGATTGGCATCCGGCAATCGAACCTCAGCAGGGTATTCGAGAAGTTCTTCCGCGCGGAGGAGGCCGATACCGCGCAGACTTCGGGATTAGGGATGGGACTGACGCTGGTAAAAAAAATACTGAATTTTTATAACAGTTCAATAGAAATAAAAAGCGACTACGGGAAAGGGACGACTATCACTATCGAATTTCCGTTGTACCGTTAG
- a CDS encoding ABC transporter ATP-binding protein, with protein MVEIKDLDFSYGNIPALRGVNLTIDAGDFVGIIGPNGGGKTTLLRLMLGLIDPDGGTVRIGGMTPRRARGLIGYVPQTPHIEAGFPMRVREATAMGLMTSRAFFPRFTRAEWEQVNRALEMTGIAALADRGYGELSGGQRQRVLIARAMVSQPKLILMDEPTAQVDTSAEKSIMELLAELNRNGITIALVSHDVGFITTFVTRVICVNREVHQHLCSEILPEDVAHELYNSHTAPIGHHSHGGEI; from the coding sequence ATGGTAGAAATAAAAGACCTGGACTTTTCCTACGGGAATATTCCCGCCCTGCGCGGCGTCAACCTGACTATCGACGCGGGGGACTTCGTGGGGATTATCGGCCCCAACGGCGGAGGGAAGACTACCCTTCTCCGGCTGATGCTCGGGCTGATCGACCCCGACGGCGGCACGGTACGAATCGGGGGAATGACTCCACGCAGGGCGCGCGGACTGATCGGCTATGTGCCGCAGACTCCGCATATCGAGGCGGGATTCCCGATGCGCGTCCGCGAGGCGACCGCGATGGGGCTGATGACTTCGCGCGCGTTCTTCCCGCGTTTCACCCGCGCCGAATGGGAGCAGGTCAACCGCGCCCTCGAGATGACCGGTATCGCCGCTCTCGCGGACAGAGGCTACGGCGAGCTCTCCGGCGGTCAGCGTCAACGGGTACTGATCGCGCGCGCGATGGTCTCCCAGCCGAAACTCATCCTGATGGACGAGCCGACCGCGCAGGTGGATACGTCAGCCGAAAAATCCATCATGGAGCTTCTCGCCGAGCTCAACCGCAACGGCATCACTATCGCGCTGGTCTCCCATGACGTCGGCTTTATCACCACCTTCGTGACCCGCGTCATCTGCGTCAACCGCGAAGTCCACCAGCACCTGTGCAGTGAAATTCTGCCGGAGGATGTCGCGCACGAGCTCTACAACTCCCACACCGCGCCCATCGGGCATCATTCCCACGGAGGCGAAATATGA
- a CDS encoding response regulator, whose amino-acid sequence MKKILAIDDHEEILSIIKTKLSRSGYDVETVSDSMLAIETVRRFRPDLILLDIMMPKITGFEICEELKANAEFKDIKVVFLTAKDMDFARKKAQELHADGFIAKPFSPKDIVTFIEDLLGKNDD is encoded by the coding sequence ATGAAAAAAATATTAGCCATAGACGACCACGAGGAAATCCTGAGCATTATTAAAACCAAGCTGTCGCGCAGCGGATACGACGTGGAAACTGTTTCCGATTCGATGCTGGCGATAGAAACCGTACGGCGGTTCAGGCCGGACCTTATCCTGCTGGATATTATGATGCCGAAAATCACCGGTTTCGAGATTTGCGAAGAACTCAAGGCCAACGCCGAATTTAAGGATATCAAGGTCGTATTCCTGACCGCGAAGGATATGGATTTCGCGCGGAAAAAGGCGCAGGAGCTTCACGCGGACGGATTTATCGCAAAACCCTTCTCTCCGAAAGACATCGTCACTTTTATCGAAGACCTGCTCGGAAAGAACGATGACTAA
- a CDS encoding DUF3467 domain-containing protein produces MNEKNQPQPQNLKVEVPNEEGFIKYSNFVIVSHSPEELVIDFARIMPGQEGAKVVSRIVMTPKNAKMFMKALENNIENFEKKFGDIALPDNVGFNTPGGVIQ; encoded by the coding sequence ATGAATGAGAAAAACCAACCCCAGCCGCAGAATTTAAAGGTGGAAGTCCCTAACGAAGAGGGTTTTATCAAATACTCGAATTTCGTTATCGTGTCCCATTCTCCCGAAGAATTGGTCATCGATTTCGCGCGGATAATGCCCGGGCAGGAAGGGGCGAAGGTGGTCTCCCGTATCGTCATGACTCCGAAGAACGCGAAAATGTTTATGAAGGCGCTCGAGAACAATATCGAGAACTTCGAGAAGAAGTTCGGAGATATCGCGCTTCCCGATAACGTCGGGTTTAATACTCCCGGCGGCGTAATCCAGTAA
- a CDS encoding ISL3 family transposase translates to MFTITGKNGEAVQAKAYDTVDKTWRHLNFFEHECYLHARVPRIKYDDGIKQVKMPWEGMSNGFTLLFEALLLQLCMGMPVYKASKITGASDDKIWKMLERYVLAYLKQSDYSDVTAVGIDETSQKKHHDYITLFVDLIRRRTLFIADGKGSGTVEEFISMLEQQNGKAENISQVSCDMSPAFIKGVRENLPEAEVTFDRFHVMKIINDAVDRVRRLEVRTDPNLKGMKYVFLKNNENLTPGDLDKLDKIRFAECGKKTLKAFQLKELFRELYTAGTDEVFERGLKKWYYLATHSRIGAIVEAAKTIRRHWDGVMNWIKSRINNGILEGIASLIQAGKRVQGVIRHRRTLKLSRIC, encoded by the coding sequence ATGTTCACTATCACCGGAAAGAACGGCGAGGCGGTTCAGGCGAAAGCCTACGACACCGTGGATAAGACGTGGCGGCACCTGAACTTCTTCGAGCACGAATGCTATCTGCACGCGCGGGTGCCGAGGATCAAGTATGACGACGGGATCAAGCAGGTGAAGATGCCGTGGGAGGGCATGTCGAACGGCTTCACGCTACTGTTCGAGGCGCTGCTCTTGCAGTTGTGCATGGGGATGCCGGTGTACAAGGCCTCGAAAATCACAGGCGCGTCGGACGATAAAATCTGGAAAATGCTGGAACGGTATGTTTTGGCATATCTCAAACAGAGCGATTACAGCGATGTCACGGCGGTAGGGATCGACGAAACCTCGCAGAAGAAACATCACGATTACATCACGCTGTTCGTGGATTTGATTCGCCGGAGGACATTGTTTATCGCCGACGGCAAGGGAAGCGGGACGGTCGAGGAGTTTATCTCCATGCTGGAACAGCAGAACGGTAAGGCTGAAAATATCAGTCAGGTGAGCTGCGACATGTCGCCGGCGTTTATCAAGGGTGTGAGGGAGAATTTGCCCGAAGCCGAGGTGACATTTGACAGGTTCCATGTGATGAAGATTATCAACGATGCGGTGGATAGAGTCAGAAGGCTGGAGGTCAGGACCGATCCGAATCTGAAGGGAATGAAATATGTGTTTTTGAAAAACAATGAAAACCTGACGCCGGGCGATTTGGATAAACTCGATAAGATACGTTTTGCCGAATGCGGGAAAAAGACGTTGAAAGCGTTTCAGCTTAAAGAACTGTTCCGCGAACTTTATACGGCTGGAACCGACGAAGTGTTCGAGCGCGGATTGAAGAAATGGTATTATCTTGCGACTCACAGCAGGATCGGGGCGATTGTAGAGGCGGCTAAAACGATCAGAAGACATTGGGACGGCGTGATGAATTGGATCAAAAGTAGAATTAATAATGGGATATTGGAAGGAATTGCGTCGTTGATACAGGCGGGAAAGCGCGTGCAAGGGGTTATTCGTCACAGAAGAACTTTAAAATTATCGCGTATTTGCTGA
- the smpB gene encoding SsrA-binding protein SmpB, with amino-acid sequence MAEKRPITDLAQNKKAYHDYEVIESMEAGIELRGTEIKSVRSRNVNLKDSYVLIRDGEAQAINIHISPWGFGNIFNHDPTRSRRLLLHKKEILRLTNLIMQRGYTLVPLKIYIKGRFAKLQVGLVKGKQVHDKRDAIREKDIKRDMDREMKNYRG; translated from the coding sequence ATGGCGGAAAAAAGACCGATTACCGATCTTGCGCAGAATAAAAAGGCTTATCATGATTACGAGGTGATCGAATCGATGGAGGCCGGGATAGAATTGCGCGGTACCGAGATCAAATCGGTGCGTTCGCGGAATGTCAACCTCAAGGACAGCTATGTGCTGATCCGCGACGGCGAGGCGCAGGCGATCAATATTCATATCAGCCCGTGGGGCTTCGGAAATATTTTCAATCACGACCCGACCCGCAGCCGCAGGCTTCTCCTGCATAAAAAGGAAATCCTCCGCCTCACGAACCTCATCATGCAGCGGGGATACACACTTGTCCCGTTGAAGATATATATCAAGGGCAGGTTCGCCAAACTACAGGTGGGATTGGTTAAGGGTAAGCAGGTTCACGACAAGCGCGACGCGATCCGCGAGAAGGATATCAAGCGCGATATGGACCGGGAAATGAAAAATTACCGTGGATGA